The Schistocerca piceifrons isolate TAMUIC-IGC-003096 chromosome 11, iqSchPice1.1, whole genome shotgun sequence genome includes the window ACTTCAGCCTGTGACATTACCGCCTCTTCCATCTTTTCTTCCAAGCCTTTGTCCTTTAATATTCAGTACAGGGTGCATCACCTAAAACTTGCGccacaaatattgtggaaatggaaagtgctattgatgttcgGTTTTCCACAGAATGGATGGGTAGTCAGGGGTCCATATGTGAACTGATTAgcagattttaataatacttagaaagtgtactttttgtggaaacatatactttttaaaatgtaacagtgcctattgaaattaacaaactaaaagtgggataaattagaatgtcagtggtgtttgttgcagaactGTAGTGTGAGTCATTCACgagatatcgtgttttgaaaagCTCCCACATCAACAATTGTGCAATACCTGTGACAGCACACACTGAAGAATAACACAAGTGCATGCATAAGTTATGTGGTTTTTGACCGATGATGAGACAGCTGACCATCTGTGGTTGAGTTAAAAGTGACCACTggtagcggcaatacacgcttccagtctgatgTGGAATGACTGTTGCACACATGCTAGCATCTCAGTGGAGAAACCTGAGCAAACTGTTGTAATACACCACTGCATATCATTGGATGTAGTTAGGATGTCCTTGTAGACAGTATCTTCAAAGTTCCCCACAGAAAAACGTCTGCAGGCTCGAAATACAGGGAACAGGCCAGCCAAGATAGAGGTCCTCTGTGTCTAATCCGACTATTTGGAAGCAGTTTGTGAAGACATACTGTAGTACTtaatgcactatgggctggacacccatcatgttggtaccacaggttcctcctactcTGCAGAGGAAAGTCTTCTAATATCCATGGAAGATGGTCTattaggaggctgcaatactttGGCAAGTTCAATGTTTGATCTATGAAAAACAGGCCTAGTATggtcactatcccacaccacacatttacagttcCATGAATGTTGATATTCTGCCTGATGAAGCCAATGGGTATTCTCAACAGAGCAACAGTGCATGTTTCAGCTGTTTACCAGGCCATGTTTGGTAAAagtgacttcatcactaaacaaaaaaCATGATAGATCTGGATTATCGTGTCTGAATGCCGATGTACAGAAGTTAAGACAATTCGCATactcgtttccatgcagctcttgatggagaaagGGGTGATGGGGATGGTACCTTTGTTGATGGAGAATGTGTAAGACACtttctgactcatgccacttccatGTGAGATTGTGTGAGAAATAACATCTGgagcaactgcaacagcagcaagaacattaattttatacACTTCTGTCATCACATGTTTCCTTCTGCTACGTTGTCTAGTTGTTAAACTATCACTTCCATGTAAcaagttgaagaggttgataaataattgccaagaTGGTTGACATCTATTAGTATATTTTGCCACATACATCGTACAAGAATGACCTGCATTCTTTCTACACTCTATGTACATCATGAGCATGCTGGTTTTTTCCTGCATTGGTAAAGTCCCTtcatccactcacgacctactgcttagcCTGTGCCACACGGGATCAGCcaagtggtctcaggcgctgcagtcatgggctgtgcggctggtcccagcagaggttcaattcctcccttgggcatgggtgtgtgtgttagtccttaggataatttaggttaagtagtgcgtaagcttaggactaatgaccttagcagttaagtcccataggtttcacacacatttgaacatttttgctcagcctgtcacacactaactggctAGCATGTttcagtgcactcaaggaacacacagacACAATGTACACAAACATAACATTGTGCCAagcaactatgcaggttgaatgCCACAAACAAGTATTAGcgtggaaaattttcaaaatacaatCTTTCGTAAatgacttgcactagaatcctgcaacagacactcctgaaattctaatttaccctaattttagtttgttaatgtcagtaggctcTGTTCCATTTATAAAAGagtattttcacacaaaaaatatactttctatAATCTATTTATTGGGTAACAATAAAAGCACCTGACAACCAGTCCATTTTGTGAAAACTGCAAATGACtaccactttccatttctgcaatatttatgGTGCAAGTTTTACGTGCTTCACCATGTATATTATCATGGTAGCCAGTCAGTATGCTGAGGTCGTTGCATACCTTTTTGGGAGAGCCTCCTGCCAACACAGGGATttcacttctgatacctgagctctACCTCCCCATATATGGTTATGAGTGATTGCCTGTCATCCTTGAGTATCAGAATTCCCAGCATGGCATTatgccagatggcctttgctgtgaCTAGGTGGCACTCATGGAGAGCCCCTAATCAGTGTAGTCAGTATCACGGTGGAAGCTTTGTGCATAAAATCCATTAAGCTCCAAAAAACTGGCTATTCTCATGTGACCATCTCTTTCGTCGGGAATGTATCTGttaatgctgcttcttatgacccTGCAGCCTACCTTTCCCTGGCTATCCCCTGATAGAAGGGCCAGGCTCCTGGCTTGAAGTGAAACCCTTACCCCCGCTACCTGCACCAGGCGGTCCTGGCACTTGATGGGGACACTTTCATTGCCACTAAGACATTATTTTTCATGGAAATTACAGAAGACTATTTTAGCAAATTGAACTCTCTGAGAATAATGCAGTAGAGATCACTGATGATCAAAATTTGTTCTGCCACCCAGTCTGCAGCCCTTCATGCCTGTGACCATCTTGACGGCATCATGGTGTGAATTATTCCTAATCAGTCTTTGACTATggttcaggaagtcatttttgataaCGACCTCATCTTTCAAACCAATGAGGTACCCCGACCAGTCTGGAATAGTGAGGCATCCATTTTGTTTGACATGTTCAGAAAGGCTGAAAGGTCAGTGCATCGATATTGGTGCCATTCCTTTGTTATTGGAGGGGGATGCCCTCCCACAGAAAGTCAAGGTTATGATTTATCAGTATGACATGAAGCCTTACATTCTGAAACccatgtgtttttggtgtttgcatTTCAGGCACATGCTTTCCTGCTGTATAGCAGACGCTCTATGTGGTTAATGTGGATACTCACACtgtgagggaagcccctgtgttttACTGACCATGTACATTAATAATCATGACCATCATTCTCTGTGCTTGCTGGATTTCTCGTTTATAAGAGGGAAAAACAGATACAGGAGTACTATTCCCTCGATCAATTAGTCTACACTGAGGCTCATCATAAATATGACCATCTCCACCCTGTATTTATGACCTCTAACTTTGCCTCTTTTAAgtcctccccccctctctttctctcttccatATGCCAGTCTcacactctccctctctctgcctctcttgCAATTCTGTCACCCACCCCTCTGGGGGCCCTCTACCTGCCAGAGAAGTGTCCCTCTTCTTCAGCGCCTGCCAGTGAAAGGGCCTCCTACCAGGTCCTCTCCCCATGGCACCTCCAAGATGGTAGGCTTGCTGCCACATGGTGGCCACAGCACGTGCAGTCTGTGCATCCTAAAATCTCCCACTCTTTCTCAGATACAGGTCTTACTGAAGCctactgtttctctctctctctctctctctctcagatacAGGTCTTACTGAAGCctactgtttctctctctctctctctctctctctctcagatacAGGTCTTACTGAAGCctactgtttctctctctctctctctctctctctctctctcagtctctctccctctctcactctctctctttggGCCCAGCTCTCCTTGTcctatgaaagagaagaagaagaaaaaacgtaAGTCCCAGGACGAGGCCCTTTCGGTGCACATGGGGGTGCCGAGTCCCCTCTTGCAACCTGATTCTGACCTCTTCTTTATGGATGTCATCTCATCTTTGTTGGCGATGTGTGATGACCTGGTGGTGTGATCAGGTATGGCCAGTTCATCTCCATTTGGATCCCCATTCTGTACTTATTCAATGGACTTTTAACACATAGTACTGTCGCCTTGTGGTGTTGCAAGCCCTTATTTCCATCTACCACACAGCTTGTATTGTTCTCCAGGAACCtgattttactgatgctcactcatcaTTTGTGGGTTCTGTGCTTTCTGTCAGaatcggttggaccatagaggGCTTCTGGTGGCATTTGCACACTGGTCCATGCAGATGTTAGTGCATGGTCCCCCTTCATGCTACATTGGAAGCTGTTGCTTTCCAGGTCCACTCGGACCCTGTAGTCACCATTTGTAATCTCTTTCTCCCTTCTGACAAGCCACTCCTTCCTGCTTCCTTACTTCTGGGCTTTCCATCACGCTGATTGGCTTCTATGTACCTCTCAGGTTTTCGCGTTTTTTttcgtgaaatatatatatatactcttttctatttattttggttttgtttttgttattgctctcGTAATAACGCATGTACGAAAAGaaccgcgaaataccttttagtaatgctgtgcctagaatttctttataatcattaattttcaacaaaacagaatatattgggttcttattgttctgtatctggctttctattaaaggaacatttttgttactgtaactcactataaaaaaccaacatatcttccctactttatagttattgaaaatgaaaattactttgttatgaaatactgatgttacagttcgcaaagattgttcaacattttgcagtggatttttgttaagcgtaaaacaccaataattaccacgactagcacaagaacatgagactattgtcggagaaaaatacgttttcactataaggtttgccagaccagaactaagcacaacaaaattcctattatgttacgaaggtaaattatctcttttgtactgttagcaatatattatcagcagcccgcgtcaacctgcaaaacacatcataaaatctgctgctctgctctgcaagtccggaagctgaaagagatgattttatttcactattaccttcccgcttctttgcggtatgatcgatttcttttaatacagttcgaatacgccgcggcagcggcttgttcgttcgtagcgcagctctgcaccacggataatatttaaataactgaaaatgtcttaaaaggatgggataataatttaagcaagctactacaaataataatgcaaggtttcattaaataactctattcaaaacattcaaatatgttaacttatctacaatacacaccttttttaaaaatgagtacgtaatggcgtacatcgattaaccatgacaaaagaagactacgttagcatgtacaactgcaACACAGactatcttactcccgtaactccaagaggaagacaaagaaattaatgttcatgctgtattatttatactagtgatgtttttcatctgtgtatgatatttatcgtctgtgcagtttcagtactcgccgacacagatattatctaaaataaataataataaaaaaaagtacataattccatacaataacagaatacgatgcacaatattttctgtttactacaaaatatgtcttttgctaagggacgttacaatgccccctggcagcaaatgactaacgttaagaatgttcggcaatatgctgccactaacgtccgttttgtcattgtctatcaccttgttttgaatattcactgttcacttcttttacattatagttttaattacattttttatagtttttcacactttgcgaggtgaccgtaaacctagtcccagggtcattacagttttctggctcccccatttgggctacgtgcgatcagaaaacctgggaaaactgcgccggagccatggtcatctcgcctggtttgtcttaacacacggttttgttcattaaacaagggtggactttatccaatgttcacagataacaatgaTTATTTATGTCAAAATGTCAAACCTTTTAGTCTCTCtattaaaaatgtaccttctacactttttcacatttgtgttctgtgtcacaattaaggtcaatcattaaacagttcgatagcaatgtaatggattgtctctacacttactcacgacGAATGTTCTACCAttgtatggcattcgtgtcagtttgtgtcactaatatgacgaaaacatatgacatatatcatcgaacaagtgaatgttttgagttatactcagcaaaaaaaaatgtttgtcacgtaatttcgtgttcaataaatcattttcatattagtacatgaacaacgtagttggtaatgttcggttgaacgtcaacaatgtcgtacggagcgggcggcgcgaagcaattgttgcgtaaCGTCGTCTGGGGcgcggcgtgccaacgaccgctgAGGTCGACGACCTGCTAGCAGCAACATCGACGGCGTGCTGCGGTGGCGcccgagcagtcgcgaaccgcgccgaaccattcaccaatgtcggcgtgttgcagtaGTTTcctgcgaccggctggctggcggcacggcacccgtctctgcttctccgcatggctccccgtcgtaacgcatgaaacaaatattccacaacggtgtactgtctttaaggatacaacttattagctgtggaagaaaatgcactttggttaaaagcgtttattgttcattacgccgtcgcttcgctggtatgcacaggatgttttggcgtgataacaggtttcttgtggcattgtgacactggtattcagggttcgtcacacgcacattgtactacacactttcacttgttctcacggttgatacactgccagagcatctttcaacacgcgaaaatatttcggtacacacatactaaatgtctccgtcgagcgatgtttgtttgaatcgactccgaacggatcactaactaccggttttactcacagtgtactgttcgttgagcactgcactatgacagttagtcactcaacacttaacttataccgacgtctatattggtgcagatacaacagtcattttctgtccctactacacacaatattccgtcctttcctagattgtttatgcacaccgtttatttttaatgcataacaactgttcttagcataatcactctcatctacattgagtccattgtgttaccttctcattacacacttttaatactattactaggcatatattgcttttttgtaattatttaaaggtgtgtgattttttttgtacatagctttcttttcctcttttagtgtagcttgccacgttatcacccatctagcaaacagattttaccatgtgcatgacagcttgacttgggcgtactgttcaataaatacttcatttagtactagtattatttttaacggtccgtcctacaggactacagtgtagtttccgtgtaacttgattcgcgtaccgcgtaattaatattcaagaacgtgtaccaagtacacaggcttcaattgaagcattcatacatacaaagcataggttacacggaacggttttgttttttattggattctgctccagtgtctttctcagatcactattggcagtaaacattacgtcacataattatttcgtactacaaagtcaatttttggctagtatagactctctctcagggttccttaattctaacacaattacatctgctacatatttatatgagatttcatcattaattgtacttacttactacaaaatgattcaagaaattaatcattattttatcaacaaaagattattcattgcttgaagagtatgtagtattttaatgacactaactgtctgtaaacaaagtcttccatttgcatattattgctcagtttactgattctccttcctcaaaattgtaactatacataaattctttcttaaaactaacatacttatactctaaaacacaattgaaatcttcttaccactactatttacatcagacatgtcactgaataaataactttacatctttacgtggatacagtccttttattttccccgtctggggatgtgctaacaaatagctacattcgtgtggcaacatcttccgaatctctttagccactacttccctcctcgaccaagggatggagtaagatgcgcgacagtatgttttgttaggcatcacctctatgtgatagtggtaccctttgactattcctggtcggtcggtaaataccatggtatattccgataacagctgcgtcaactgttgcttttgtatgttgcttaaactttcagattcctgtactttggttcgaaattcatcaacatttggttcaaaatttctatctcctatattcggataatagagatccgtcacaggtgaataatcattaaagtgtagtacccaggggttcctacctttgatattaattcgattgcaGCATgtcacaagtacctccttcgatttcatcatagacaactcaatcctcctacctttattaactatacttagttttcccgaggagaggtcgatcactgcgtccctctcacggagaaaatctactcccagaatgcaggccacctttaaccctttaacaatgaggaacgagctcactatggcttcgccctccttacaaatctccacctgcacctggtgcttaactaactggctctgtgcacttatagctccagacaccttgcaattattaaccgggaaagtcggtatactacgtcccttccctagcgctttaaacaactctgtactcattacactcactgaggcacctgtgtcaatgattatattcactgcaacatcattgattttcgcttctattatggcttgcacattttcattgctatctttcttacattcatgcggttcggtcagcagatctttatccatactgataccgtcgttgtatcgcagcatatgtattccagggatactattgttattcgtgttgctctcactccacccctcggccagcgatggagagcatatcgaggccgattctagtttgttggatggcttgcttgcgaggtacttggacggctattatccgcgacctctactatgtttacgctttggtttgtgggccgccacgactgcgcaataggcgcgttctgcagtggtggtctgttgttatcgtaccggtcattaccctgccgctctgggcttggtcgctgattctgattccaattacgaataccgtcattgtaattgctgtgccactgacctcgcgcatttttccagcggttggtccctggcaatccggaatcgtaccggtcgtcaaatcgacgctttttgttatgggacggctgcccatacccgttctgacttctaccattattacaattttgcgaatgctcttgccgcttgttaccacccccaccatttccatggttgtggttttgtgcactattatttctgtcatgtttacaccctgatccattattccgcgagtgatcacacgctgcttttgcgtcttcctggattaagtctattgaatctagaacagacaggaaatgttccatgtcgctttctggtacgtgtattaatttctctttgatatgaatgggtaaatgtgattttagaagtcttattatgtctcttggtgagatcggctcgtcccagtaacgcgttttgtttatgtacttctcgaaataccgtctcagattcccaagacggggtgagtacggttcgggattgtatacttcttttcttagccgctcttgtatacaaggcgaccagtatttcgacaaaaatgCCCTCTCGAACTGTtcgtatgtcatgcagctgtctgctacttccgtagcccacaatgctgcatcaccctgaatgtatgacattacgtattgaattttctgtacttcgttccacacactaggcaagatatttttaaagctttttatgaatactactgggtgtactgacttccgttcagtagtaaacgtttgaaactgcctattttttatcaaactttcttcaactaatatttttgggctatactggtttgctcctgggacataggctgtgtgctccgaaccgaagctacagctcttcgcattatcgcctaaagattcaccattgttgcgtcgcgtataagtttgtgcgttgccaaaaacattggctgttggcgacatagtttcgtgttcaagatgtttgctactttgtgctaaacccttttccaagtcggatatccgtttgttaatattcacttgccactgcggaatatcctcactgagtatttgtttaatggtttgcacatcgttctgtacctgactatttactgcggtattgaacgattcggaatctctatccgctatggctgcttgtaccttagaattaatatttttgtcaatctcactctccttcgcttctagccatgagttgaattcggtttcaattttagtcgcttgttcattccacttctgctctacaagctgtgtggaatctatttctagcttttctactcggttggctaagacacctatttcgtctaccctgttagtgtttgctacttgcaggttgttgacctgtaccgTCAACTCCTGCacagccttaggtatcgactcataattctgtttcatacaggcaatctcttttttcatattttctaacgactgcacaagttgctggtcccgctcagcttgctggcgatctcgctcagcttgctgtgcaagtaaattttctgttaattgacgatctcgctcagcttgctggcgatctcgctcagcttgctgggcaagtaaattttctgttaattggcgatctcgctcagcttgccggcgatctcgctcagcttgctggcgatctgtCTCGGCTTGCTGTGCGAGAAAGATTTCAATTTTTTCGTCtttttcagcttgttgttgcgcaaattttgcctggtaatccagcacgcgctctaatatcgcctgaagtgaatacccaccaggcagattaccactctctggttcctgcttttctgggggtggtgctatttctttatctacctctccttgagcactggtgggcggtggtaccacttcctgtgcccctgcccccacattttcgcatggtatatcctcaaagagagtacttgtactgcttaatgcacccatttctacatttcctgcactaactaatggctgttcctcagtatccatattgctcggacgttgactacgcaatttaaccatattcataaattacctactcgaacacaagacctgacagttttttcacttgcacacaaaatatgttagttt containing:
- the LOC124719777 gene encoding uncharacterized abhydrolase domain-containing protein DDB_G0269086-like translates to MDTEEQPLVSAGNVEMGALSSTSTLFEDIPCENVGAGAQEVVPPPTSAQGEVDKEIAPPPEKQEPESGNLPGGYSLQAILERVLDYQAKFAQQQAEKDEKIEIFLAQQAETDRQQAERDRRQAERDRQLTENLLAQQAERDRQQAERDRQLTENLLAQQAERDRQQAERDQQLVQSLENMKKEIACMKQNYESIPKAVQELTVQVNNLQVANTNRVDEIGVLANRVEKLEIDSTQLVEQKWNEQATKIETEFNSWLEAKESEIDKNINSKFRIILVKSVDNMATDALSRMIDNQDQNEQVPEGDGKLPYEINAILAEYPILVYRIETYQNRDSEIELVINKGKESCTYLLKKEHFHCQKWGETQARIVDPAAAAISPLHYFHVSPIGGTPDCLKLGRKLRNILFGQVWTRT